Proteins co-encoded in one Kocuria flava genomic window:
- a CDS encoding aldo/keto reductase, whose translation MRQVVFPPTGRPVGAIGYGAMGLSWAYDRRGLGERQKRAVLETAVDLGMTVVDTAVLYGGGANEELVGAALAHRRDEILLCSKTGLRARSLEPPRTERCGHPDEVRRSAEDSLRRLRTDVLDLYYLHRVDPEVPLEETWGALAELVAEGKVRHLGLSEVSTAQADRAHAVHPVAAVQSEYSLWTRDPDGSGVTADGEPAGDVIGWCAEHGAAFVPFSPLGRGYLAGTLGGRTFSTDDFRSRNPRFAPEAMAAQETVLAPLREVAERHGTTPAAVAIAWTTVAGEHVVPIPGTSDLGHLREDAAAAELRLTAEDLAVLDRVAAPAPRY comes from the coding sequence ATGCGGCAGGTGGTGTTCCCCCCGACGGGGCGGCCCGTGGGGGCGATCGGCTACGGGGCCATGGGCCTGAGCTGGGCCTACGACCGGCGGGGCCTGGGGGAGCGGCAGAAGCGGGCGGTGCTCGAGACGGCGGTCGACCTCGGCATGACCGTCGTGGACACCGCCGTCCTCTACGGCGGCGGGGCCAACGAGGAGCTCGTCGGCGCCGCGCTCGCCCACCGGCGCGACGAGATCCTCCTGTGCTCCAAGACCGGCCTGCGGGCCCGGTCCCTGGAGCCCCCGCGCACCGAGCGCTGCGGGCACCCGGACGAGGTGCGCCGCAGCGCGGAGGACAGCCTGCGCCGGCTGCGCACCGACGTGCTCGACCTCTACTACCTCCACCGCGTGGACCCGGAGGTGCCCCTCGAGGAGACCTGGGGCGCACTGGCCGAGCTGGTCGCGGAGGGCAAGGTCCGCCACCTCGGGCTCTCCGAGGTGAGCACCGCCCAGGCCGACCGCGCGCACGCCGTCCACCCCGTCGCGGCGGTCCAGTCCGAGTACTCCCTGTGGACGCGCGACCCGGACGGCTCCGGGGTCACCGCCGACGGCGAGCCCGCCGGGGACGTGATCGGCTGGTGCGCCGAGCACGGCGCCGCGTTCGTGCCCTTCTCCCCGCTGGGCCGCGGCTACCTCGCCGGCACGCTCGGCGGGCGCACCTTCTCCACGGACGACTTCCGCTCCCGCAACCCCCGCTTCGCGCCCGAGGCGATGGCCGCCCAGGAGACGGTGCTCGCCCCGCTCCGGGAGGTCGCCGAGCGCCACGGGACCACACCGGCGGCGGTCGCGATCGCGTGGACCACGGTGGCCGGCGAGCACGTCGTTCCCATCCCGGGCACGAGCGACCTCGGCCACCTGCGCGAGGACGCGGCCGCGGCGGAGCTGCGGCTCACGGCCGAGGACCTCGCGGTGCTCGACCGCGTGGCGGCCCCCGCCCCGCGGTACTGA
- a CDS encoding SixA phosphatase family protein, giving the protein MSRHDVKKLVLMRHAEAEHPLGTADHDRPLTRRGAAEAEDAGRRLLAGGHAPDMILCSSALRARQTCTWVCSALGEAAPTAKLEEGLYAAAEARILAVVNHVPETVEALLVIGHLPGLREAALRLATPDSDYDAVMALADGCPTGAYAVLEVPGPWAALDGADARLVDFSVPGPGRR; this is encoded by the coding sequence ATGAGCCGCCACGACGTGAAGAAGCTCGTCCTCATGCGCCACGCCGAGGCGGAGCACCCCCTCGGCACGGCCGACCACGACCGCCCGCTGACCCGCCGCGGGGCCGCCGAGGCCGAGGACGCGGGCCGGCGGCTGCTGGCGGGCGGCCACGCCCCGGACATGATCCTGTGCTCGAGCGCCCTGCGCGCCCGGCAGACCTGCACGTGGGTGTGCAGCGCGCTGGGCGAGGCCGCCCCGACGGCCAAGCTCGAGGAGGGCCTCTACGCGGCGGCCGAGGCCCGGATCCTGGCCGTGGTCAACCACGTCCCGGAGACCGTGGAGGCGCTGCTCGTGATCGGCCACCTGCCCGGCCTGCGGGAGGCTGCGCTGCGCCTGGCCACGCCCGACTCCGACTACGACGCCGTGATGGCCCTCGCCGACGGCTGCCCCACCGGCGCCTACGCCGTGCTGGAGGTCCCCGGCCCGTGGGCCGCACTGGACGGGGCCGACGCCCGCCTGGTGGACTTCTCGGTGCCGGGGCCCGGTCGCCGCTGA